From the Cyanobacterium sp. T60_A2020_053 genome, one window contains:
- a CDS encoding DUF1902 domain-containing protein produces the protein MKKLIKLTIEKLVEKEEEYFIATSEDLQGLVAEGKTIPEVIEIAQDVAKILWELEKENNYIQSNISDFPSTFEYPLILEV, from the coding sequence ATGAAAAAACTAATCAAACTAACCATTGAAAAATTAGTGGAAAAAGAAGAAGAATACTTCATTGCCACCAGTGAAGATTTACAAGGATTAGTCGCAGAAGGAAAAACTATACCAGAAGTCATTGAAATTGCACAGGATGTGGCGAAAATTCTCTGGGAATTAGAAAAAGAAAATAACTATATTCAGTCAAATATTTCAGATTTTCCCTCTACGTTTGAATATCCTTTAATTTTGGAGGTTTGA
- a CDS encoding PIN domain-containing protein, which produces MTENNTSLCFVDSNIWLYAFSTNDKEENKRILAKQLIQEKEIVISTQVVNEVSFNLFKKHKLDESSILNLINSFYNRYQIIQFNQNIYELASNVRGKYCFSFWDSLIIASALFADVNIFYSEDMQHKLTIEKKLTIINPFN; this is translated from the coding sequence ATGACAGAGAATAACACATCTCTTTGTTTTGTTGATTCTAATATTTGGCTTTATGCTTTTTCTACCAATGATAAAGAAGAAAATAAAAGAATTTTAGCGAAACAACTTATCCAAGAAAAGGAAATAGTAATTAGTACACAAGTGGTTAATGAAGTATCATTTAATCTATTTAAAAAACACAAACTAGATGAAAGTAGTATCTTAAATTTAATTAACTCTTTTTATAATCGTTATCAAATTATACAGTTTAATCAAAATATCTATGAATTAGCTTCTAATGTCAGAGGGAAATATTGCTTTTCATTTTGGGATAGTTTAATTATTGCATCCGCTTTATTTGCTGATGTAAATATTTTCTATTCAGAAGATATGCAACACAAATTAACGATAGAGAAAAAACTAACAATTATTAATCCTTTTAATTAA
- a CDS encoding VWA domain-containing protein gives MPIGLPEFADNPENRCPVILLLDTSGSMSGQPIQELNRGINTFKQDVLKDTQATLSIELAIITFGCNGVQKIQDFTTIDEFIPPVLEAGERTPMGEAIDKALDLLEERKVTYKDNGIAYYRPWIFLITDGAPTDDWQFVVKRLHEAESQRRCSFFAVAVEGANMNILKQIAVPQRPPILLNGLDFRELFVWLSSSMKRVSTGKIGEAVSLPPVGWGSVST, from the coding sequence ATGCCCATAGGATTACCAGAATTTGCCGATAACCCCGAAAACCGTTGCCCCGTAATTCTGCTCTTAGACACGTCAGGATCGATGTCTGGGCAACCGATACAAGAGTTAAATAGGGGTATTAACACTTTTAAACAGGACGTTTTAAAAGACACTCAGGCAACCCTCAGCATTGAATTAGCTATCATTACTTTTGGCTGTAATGGTGTGCAAAAAATCCAAGATTTTACTACCATTGATGAATTTATTCCGCCCGTTTTAGAAGCTGGTGAGCGCACTCCCATGGGAGAAGCCATCGATAAAGCCTTAGATTTATTAGAGGAAAGGAAAGTAACTTACAAGGATAATGGTATCGCTTATTATCGTCCTTGGATTTTTCTGATTACCGATGGTGCGCCTACGGATGATTGGCAATTTGTGGTTAAGAGACTCCATGAAGCAGAATCTCAAAGACGTTGTTCATTTTTTGCGGTGGCGGTGGAGGGCGCTAATATGAATATTTTAAAACAAATTGCTGTACCACAGCGCCCTCCGATCTTGCTTAATGGGTTAGACTTTAGAGAATTATTTGTGTGGTTGAGTAGTTCCATGAAGCGCGTTTCCACTGGTAAAATTGGCGAGGCTGTGTCATTACCTCCCGTTGGTTGGGGGAGTGTTTCTACTTAA
- a CDS encoding DUF2555 domain-containing protein — protein sequence MTTLNYKATYREEDFANITAEEVAEIASRLESDDYDSAFAGLQDWHKLRAIAFHREELVEPYIHLLDIQAYDES from the coding sequence ATGACCACATTGAACTATAAGGCAACTTACCGAGAAGAAGACTTTGCCAACATTACTGCCGAAGAAGTGGCAGAAATTGCCTCTCGTTTAGAATCAGATGACTATGATAGCGCCTTCGCTGGTTTACAAGATTGGCATAAATTAAGGGCTATTGCTTTTCACCGTGAAGAATTAGTCGAGCCTTATATTCACCTGTTGGATATTCAGGCTTATGACGAATCATGA
- a CDS encoding DUF3318 domain-containing protein: MTSYTTSSARAEMNELRRLKTLLPPELQSWVMVESSTEVNPPLIRSEELGKDEVEIQIDLAKWENLAIDQRNLMFWHEVARIQNDTIPKEGWEMAALAIGLGGAVGELWVQDGLLLLLALSLCSISGYRLWQKNNGEKNLKEAMEADEKAIILATRFGYTLKNAYQSLGSALKTLIEQTPKRNQRKKYEERLQALRRSASKAKQKEQDGGGNQPLQTPPPRSRSSARMRNI, encoded by the coding sequence ATGACATCTTATACAACTTCTTCAGCGCGCGCCGAAATGAATGAATTAAGAAGACTGAAAACCCTTTTACCCCCTGAGTTGCAAAGCTGGGTAATGGTGGAATCTTCTACGGAAGTAAACCCTCCTTTAATTCGCAGTGAGGAGTTAGGTAAAGATGAGGTGGAGATTCAAATTGATTTGGCTAAGTGGGAAAATTTAGCTATCGACCAACGTAATTTGATGTTTTGGCATGAAGTAGCAAGGATTCAGAATGATACTATCCCCAAAGAAGGTTGGGAAATGGCAGCGTTGGCTATTGGTTTGGGGGGCGCTGTGGGTGAGTTGTGGGTGCAAGATGGTTTATTATTGCTTTTAGCTTTGTCTCTTTGTAGTATTTCTGGTTATCGTCTTTGGCAGAAAAATAATGGTGAAAAGAATTTGAAAGAAGCCATGGAAGCTGACGAAAAAGCCATTATTCTTGCTACCCGTTTTGGTTACACCCTCAAAAATGCTTATCAGAGTTTAGGTAGCGCCCTCAAAACTTTAATTGAACAAACGCCGAAACGGAATCAACGGAAGAAGTATGAGGAAAGATTACAGGCTCTGCGCCGTAGCGCTTCTAAAGCTAAACAAAAAGAACAGGATGGGGGGGGAAATCAACCTTTACAAACTCCTCCTCCTCGCTCTCGTAGCAGTGCTAGAATGCGCAATATTTAA
- a CDS encoding HEPN domain-containing protein, with product MIEEVKNLLIKAEQSLEASKLLLDANYPDFAVTRAYYTMFYVASAFLLAEKNMTFSKHSAVISAFGREFAKTGLIPRKYHQFLKQAQDLRHLGDYGDVNVIQQPEAIIQIQNAEDFLSFTINYFLSKS from the coding sequence ATGATTGAAGAAGTCAAAAATCTTTTAATTAAAGCTGAACAAAGTTTAGAAGCATCGAAACTACTATTAGATGCAAATTATCCTGACTTTGCAGTTACGAGGGCTTATTACACAATGTTTTATGTTGCTTCTGCTTTTTTACTAGCAGAAAAAAATATGACGTTTTCTAAGCATTCCGCTGTTATTTCTGCCTTTGGACGAGAATTTGCTAAAACAGGTTTAATTCCTCGAAAATATCACCAATTTCTCAAACAAGCTCAAGATTTAAGACATTTGGGAGATTATGGAGATGTTAATGTTATTCAACAACCAGAAGCCATAATACAAATACAAAACGCTGAAGATTTTTTATCATTTACAATTAACTATTTTCTTAGTAAAAGTTAG
- a CDS encoding type II toxin-antitoxin system HicA family toxin, translating into MGRLSGFSYLQVAKKMKKLGFQFYRSAKGDHEIWFNADTKQKTVIPHHRELKEGTLRNILKQASIDIDQFLNS; encoded by the coding sequence ATGGGTAGATTATCTGGTTTCTCTTACTTACAAGTAGCTAAAAAAATGAAAAAACTAGGATTTCAGTTTTATAGAAGCGCAAAAGGAGATCATGAAATCTGGTTTAATGCAGACACAAAACAAAAAACGGTTATTCCTCATCATCGAGAATTAAAAGAAGGTACTTTAAGAAACATATTAAAACAGGCAAGTATTGATATTGATCAATTTCTTAATAGTTAA
- the rnc gene encoding ribonuclease III produces the protein MIIADSRRKIELQKLLLKLGLNNDSAVDWTLLDIALTHPSFSPVNNYEHLEFIGDAVIRLAAAELLKETYPHLPVGDYAAIRSVIVSDRFLAEIAQQYGLELYLLISPNVKGDRLGRISRLADAFEAILGALYQSTKNMDLVRPWLDPILLEKARQVHADPARQNYKDALQEWTQRLYKSLPTYIVEENKLARGADDERFIAQVWLKDQLLGEGKGSTKKASHQAAAKQAFYAFVNQEKISSV, from the coding sequence ATGATTATCGCCGATTCTCGCCGTAAAATAGAATTACAGAAATTGTTGCTAAAACTGGGTTTAAACAATGATTCTGCCGTTGATTGGACTCTGCTGGATATTGCTTTGACTCATCCTAGTTTTTCACCCGTTAACAATTATGAACATTTAGAGTTTATCGGTGATGCGGTGATTCGTTTAGCTGCTGCAGAGTTACTAAAGGAAACCTATCCTCATTTACCCGTGGGAGATTATGCGGCCATTCGTTCGGTAATAGTGAGTGATCGTTTTTTGGCGGAAATTGCCCAGCAGTATGGTTTAGAGTTATATTTGTTAATATCTCCCAATGTTAAGGGAGATCGTTTAGGGCGTATTTCTCGTTTAGCAGATGCGTTTGAGGCAATTTTGGGAGCGCTTTATCAAAGTACCAAAAATATGGATTTAGTGCGCCCTTGGCTTGATCCTATCTTACTAGAAAAAGCGAGACAAGTTCATGCTGACCCCGCTCGTCAAAATTATAAGGATGCTTTGCAAGAGTGGACTCAACGCCTTTACAAATCTTTACCTACTTACATCGTAGAAGAAAATAAACTGGCGAGGGGCGCTGATGATGAGCGCTTTATTGCTCAAGTATGGCTCAAAGATCAGTTATTGGGCGAGGGAAAAGGTTCAACGAAAAAAGCCTCTCACCAAGCGGCGGCGAAACAGGCTTTTTATGCCTTTGTTAATCAGGAAAAGATTTCTTCGGTTTAA
- a CDS encoding nucleotidyltransferase domain-containing protein → MEKKILNNKKISIITERLKKELELIYSNKLSRLILFGSQARGDANIDSDIDILVVLKGEVKQVNEIMKNSYLISNLCLEYDALINCFYISEEAMNSQNKSLIQNINKDGILI, encoded by the coding sequence ATGGAAAAAAAAATCTTAAACAATAAAAAAATAAGCATAATAACAGAAAGATTAAAAAAAGAACTTGAACTTATTTATAGTAATAAATTGAGTAGGTTAATTTTATTCGGTTCACAAGCAAGAGGGGATGCAAATATTGATTCTGATATTGATATATTGGTGGTATTAAAAGGAGAAGTTAAACAAGTTAATGAGATTATGAAAAATAGCTATCTAATTAGCAATTTATGTTTAGAATATGATGCTTTAATTAATTGCTTTTATATTTCAGAGGAAGCCATGAATAGTCAAAATAAATCTTTAATTCAAAATATTAATAAAGACGGTATATTAATATGA
- a CDS encoding nucleotidyltransferase family protein, with the protein MILDSEKKQTILKICAKYEGYNVRIFGSYARKEATKNSDLDLLMDIIKGKSLLNTIALKQELEDYLGIKVDIVKPHNLHEIIKNQVLKEAIFL; encoded by the coding sequence ATGATATTAGATAGTGAGAAAAAACAAACAATATTAAAAATTTGTGCTAAATATGAAGGTTATAATGTGAGAATATTTGGCTCTTATGCAAGAAAAGAAGCAACAAAAAATAGTGATTTAGACTTATTAATGGATATAATCAAAGGAAAAAGCCTTTTAAATACCATTGCCTTAAAGCAAGAATTAGAGGATTATTTAGGAATAAAAGTTGATATAGTAAAACCTCATAATCTTCATGAAATAATCAAAAATCAAGTATTAAAAGAAGCAATTTTTTTATAA
- a CDS encoding bifunctional (p)ppGpp synthetase/guanosine-3',5'-bis(diphosphate) 3'-pyrophosphohydrolase, whose protein sequence is MTITIPNHEKQKKIHLPEWLNRSIIGDQNDPDNNLICRAFEYAYNLHDGQYRKSGEAYIIHPIAVAELLRDLGGDAEMIAAGFLHDVVEDNEDVKPEHIEELFGSNVRQLVEAVTKLSKFNFSNKTERQAENFRRMFLAMAQDIRVIVVKLADRLHNMRTLDFLPPDKQKAIARETKEIFAPLANRLGMWQFKWELEDLSFKYLHPEDYQEIRNLIAERRSDREARISQVMEKVNEGLQQYNVTPLEVKGRPKHLYGIYEKMQRQNKEFDQIFDIAALRIIVNTKQECYQALAVVHDAFRPIPGRFKDYIGLPKANLYQSLHTAVVSLNGRPLEIQIRTLEMHHIAEYGIAAHWKYKEAGNSKNTFLSNDEQKFTWLRQLLDWQKDLKDAEEYVDNLKENLFDDDIYVFTPQGKLISLHQGSTAVDFAYRIHTEVGNHLKGVTINGRWSALDQVLKNGDIVEILTANNAHPSLDWLNFVKTPSARNRIRQWYKLSHRDENIARGRELLEKELGKHGLESLLKSDTMFKVAQKCNFHKVDDMLVALGYGEITSTHVINRLREENKQQQPPENKPTTLQEETQLTNTHFKPFKESDSSKYPIAGIEGLEFHLAGCCRPLPGENIIGVVTHLRGISIHHHDCPNLRNLKGDRFIPVRWNNNEKSSHNVAYPVDMIVETIDRVGIFRDVLGRLSDYHVNVSNAWVKTNPGKPAFIHLTIDVRDSEQLGSVMQKIRNISDVLNIRRISDVN, encoded by the coding sequence ATGACTATTACCATTCCTAACCACGAAAAGCAAAAAAAAATTCACCTTCCTGAATGGCTAAATCGAAGTATCATTGGAGACCAAAACGATCCCGATAATAACTTAATTTGTCGAGCTTTTGAGTATGCTTATAATCTTCATGACGGGCAGTATCGCAAGTCAGGTGAGGCTTATATCATACACCCTATCGCTGTGGCAGAGTTATTACGAGATTTAGGGGGAGATGCAGAAATGATCGCAGCTGGTTTTCTCCATGATGTAGTAGAAGATAATGAAGATGTCAAACCTGAGCATATCGAGGAGTTATTTGGCAGTAATGTTAGGCAATTAGTGGAAGCCGTTACAAAATTATCAAAATTTAATTTTTCTAACAAAACCGAAAGACAAGCCGAGAATTTTCGGCGAATGTTTTTGGCAATGGCTCAAGATATTCGAGTCATTGTGGTAAAATTGGCGGATAGATTACATAATATGCGCACCCTTGATTTTTTGCCCCCTGATAAGCAAAAAGCCATCGCCAGAGAAACTAAGGAAATTTTTGCGCCCCTCGCCAATCGATTAGGAATGTGGCAATTTAAATGGGAATTGGAAGATTTAAGTTTTAAGTATTTACACCCGGAAGATTATCAAGAAATCCGTAATTTAATTGCTGAAAGAAGAAGCGACAGAGAAGCAAGAATATCTCAGGTAATGGAGAAGGTAAATGAAGGTTTACAACAATACAACGTAACACCTCTGGAAGTCAAAGGGCGCCCGAAGCACCTCTACGGCATCTATGAGAAGATGCAAAGACAAAATAAAGAATTTGACCAAATTTTTGATATTGCCGCGCTAAGAATAATCGTGAACACAAAGCAGGAATGTTATCAAGCCTTAGCAGTAGTGCATGACGCTTTTCGACCGATTCCGGGTAGGTTTAAAGATTATATCGGTTTACCCAAAGCCAATTTATATCAATCCTTACATACAGCAGTAGTCAGTTTGAACGGGCGCCCGTTAGAAATCCAAATTCGCACCCTGGAAATGCACCACATCGCCGAATATGGTATCGCTGCGCATTGGAAATATAAAGAAGCAGGAAATTCTAAAAATACTTTCTTATCCAATGATGAACAAAAATTCACTTGGTTAAGACAATTATTAGACTGGCAAAAGGATTTAAAAGACGCAGAAGAATATGTAGATAACCTCAAAGAAAATTTATTTGATGATGATATTTATGTTTTTACCCCTCAAGGAAAACTAATTTCCTTACATCAAGGTTCAACTGCCGTTGATTTTGCCTATCGTATTCATACAGAAGTAGGTAATCATTTGAAGGGTGTGACTATTAACGGGCGCTGGTCAGCATTAGACCAAGTATTGAAAAATGGTGATATTGTAGAGATACTCACCGCTAATAATGCTCATCCTAGCCTAGATTGGTTAAACTTTGTTAAAACTCCCAGCGCCCGTAACCGCATCCGACAATGGTATAAATTATCTCATCGGGATGAAAATATTGCTAGAGGCAGGGAATTATTAGAAAAAGAATTAGGAAAACATGGTTTAGAGTCTCTGCTAAAATCCGATACCATGTTCAAAGTTGCTCAAAAATGTAACTTTCATAAAGTGGATGATATGCTAGTGGCATTAGGTTACGGTGAAATTACCTCCACTCACGTCATCAACCGTTTACGAGAAGAAAATAAACAACAACAACCCCCAGAAAATAAACCCACTACCCTACAAGAAGAAACTCAGTTAACCAATACTCATTTCAAACCATTTAAAGAAAGTGATAGTAGTAAATATCCCATCGCTGGAATTGAAGGATTAGAGTTTCATCTCGCTGGTTGCTGTCGCCCTTTACCCGGCGAAAATATCATCGGAGTTGTCACCCATTTGCGCGGTATTTCCATTCATCATCATGATTGCCCCAACCTTCGTAACCTCAAAGGAGACCGTTTTATCCCTGTAAGATGGAACAATAATGAAAAATCAAGCCACAATGTTGCCTATCCTGTAGATATGATTGTTGAAACTATCGATAGAGTGGGAATTTTTCGAGATGTTTTAGGCAGACTTAGCGATTATCATGTTAACGTTAGTAACGCATGGGTGAAAACTAATCCGGGTAAACCAGCCTTCATTCATCTTACCATCGATGTGAGAGACTCTGAACAGTTAGGCAGTGTGATGCAAAAAATCCGTAATATTAGCGATGTTTTGAATATTCGCCGTATTAGTGACGTTAATTAA
- the coaBC gene encoding bifunctional phosphopantothenoylcysteine decarboxylase/phosphopantothenate--cysteine ligase CoaBC, producing MTNHDWQGKKILVGIGGGIASYKVCGLISQLFQREALVRVILTKGAEKFITPLTVATLSRHQAYTDDEFWRPQPKPLHIQLGEWADLMVIAPLTANTLAKLVYGMADNLLTNTVLASLCPILVAPAMNTEMWQQPTVQENWQRLGNHPRFIPLHTNTGLLACDRQGTGRMAEVEEILTALQSTIITAGKRDLVGRKVLISAGGTREFLDPVRFIGNPSTGKMGIALACACHYRGANVTLVGANIAENLVNLLPPVNFMPVVTAEEMEMALSAQFKGADWLIMAAAVADVKPKQYFSEKISKDSLSSHLELAPVTDIVAQLASSKQSHQKIIGFAAQTGDIEGRALEKLQRKGLDAIVANAVDQVNRGFGVDTNEGIFISKNGIKVAFPYGSKLKLAHEIINQIIG from the coding sequence ATGACGAATCATGATTGGCAGGGCAAAAAAATTCTGGTGGGTATTGGGGGAGGAATCGCTAGTTATAAGGTTTGTGGTTTAATTTCTCAGCTATTTCAGCGAGAAGCTTTAGTACGGGTGATCTTAACGAAGGGCGCTGAAAAGTTTATTACCCCTTTAACGGTGGCAACTTTATCTCGTCATCAGGCTTATACCGATGATGAGTTTTGGCGCCCTCAACCAAAACCTTTACATATTCAATTGGGGGAATGGGCAGATTTGATGGTAATAGCGCCCCTCACCGCCAACACTCTAGCTAAATTAGTTTATGGTATGGCGGATAATTTACTCACTAATACGGTTTTAGCTTCTTTGTGTCCTATTTTAGTTGCTCCAGCTATGAATACAGAAATGTGGCAACAGCCTACGGTGCAGGAAAATTGGCAACGGCTAGGCAATCATCCTCGTTTTATTCCTTTACATACTAATACAGGCTTACTAGCTTGTGATCGTCAGGGCACTGGAAGAATGGCAGAAGTAGAGGAAATTTTGACAGCTTTACAGTCAACTATCATAACCGCAGGAAAGCGTGATTTAGTGGGTAGAAAAGTGTTAATTAGTGCCGGTGGTACAAGGGAATTTTTAGACCCGGTGAGATTTATTGGTAATCCTAGCACAGGAAAAATGGGCATTGCTTTAGCTTGTGCCTGTCATTATCGAGGTGCAAATGTTACCCTCGTGGGGGCAAACATTGCAGAAAATTTGGTTAATTTACTTCCCCCCGTTAATTTTATGCCCGTGGTGACGGCGGAAGAAATGGAAATGGCACTTTCTGCACAGTTTAAGGGCGCTGATTGGTTAATTATGGCGGCAGCGGTGGCTGATGTAAAACCAAAACAGTATTTTTCGGAAAAAATTAGCAAAGATTCTTTATCTTCTCATTTGGAATTAGCGCCCGTCACCGATATTGTGGCGCAGTTAGCCTCTAGCAAACAATCGCATCAAAAAATTATTGGCTTTGCCGCCCAAACGGGAGATATAGAGGGGAGGGCGCTGGAAAAGTTACAGCGTAAGGGTTTAGATGCCATTGTTGCCAATGCCGTTGATCAAGTTAATCGTGGTTTTGGTGTGGATACCAATGAAGGAATTTTCATCAGTAAAAATGGCATAAAAGTGGCTTTTCCCTACGGTAGCAAATTGAAACTAGCCCATGAAATTATTAATCAAATAATCGGTTGA
- a CDS encoding protein phosphatase 2C domain-containing protein yields the protein MKKWKAIAHCAIGSAHHHTQQPCQDYSNFALLTSDVIVGAVADGAGSALHSAEGAGVAVETALSYFRKLCQQKGLNGNSHPPKLPQAKDHFINLLNEILINIDKKAEDLNCSDQDLACTLMVFVATPQWLLAMQIGDGFMVYKTSDGDLNLIFDADKGEYINETTFVTSSNAVAEMQVKILETKPYFLCASTDGLEKVAIQYKNKQPFLPFFNPLEEYLRETTETDQDNYIQDFLNSERLNARTTDDKTLLLALLEEE from the coding sequence ATGAAAAAATGGAAAGCTATTGCCCATTGTGCCATCGGTAGCGCCCATCACCACACCCAGCAACCTTGTCAAGATTATAGTAATTTTGCATTATTAACTTCTGATGTCATAGTCGGTGCGGTGGCGGATGGCGCAGGTAGCGCTCTTCACTCGGCGGAGGGCGCTGGAGTTGCCGTAGAAACTGCTTTATCTTACTTTCGTAAACTATGTCAGCAAAAAGGCTTAAATGGTAATTCTCACCCACCAAAACTACCACAAGCCAAAGATCATTTTATCAACTTATTAAATGAAATATTGATTAATATTGACAAAAAAGCAGAAGATTTAAACTGTAGTGATCAAGATTTAGCTTGTACATTGATGGTATTTGTAGCCACTCCCCAATGGCTTCTCGCTATGCAAATCGGTGATGGTTTTATGGTTTACAAAACCTCAGACGGTGATCTTAATCTTATCTTTGATGCCGATAAAGGGGAATATATTAACGAAACTACTTTTGTAACCTCAAGTAATGCTGTGGCAGAAATGCAGGTTAAAATATTAGAAACTAAACCATATTTTCTCTGTGCATCGACCGATGGCTTAGAAAAAGTCGCCATTCAATACAAAAATAAACAACCCTTTCTCCCTTTCTTTAATCCCTTAGAAGAATATTTGCGAGAAACCACAGAAACAGATCAAGATAATTATATTCAAGACTTTCTCAACTCCGAGCGCTTAAACGCGCGCACCACCGATGACAAAACCTTATTACTTGCACTTCTTGAAGAAGAATAA
- the hemJ gene encoding protoporphyrinogen oxidase HemJ — MAYYWYKAFHLIGIVVWFAGLFYMVRLFVYHAEAQQQSEPAQSILKKQYEIMEKRLYNIITTPGMILTVAMAVGLITTEPEILKSGWLHIKFLFVGLLLIYHFWCGRIMDKLAKGENNWTGQQFRAFNEAPTVLLLVIVLLATFKDSLPLDITTWLVVGAVILMAVSIQLYAKKRRENEAVEGADS; from the coding sequence ATGGCTTATTATTGGTATAAAGCATTTCATCTAATTGGTATTGTAGTGTGGTTTGCTGGATTATTTTACATGGTAAGATTGTTTGTTTATCATGCGGAAGCGCAACAACAAAGTGAACCAGCACAGAGTATCTTAAAAAAGCAGTATGAAATTATGGAGAAACGTCTCTATAATATCATCACTACTCCGGGTATGATTTTGACGGTAGCTATGGCGGTGGGTTTGATTACTACTGAGCCTGAAATTTTGAAATCTGGATGGCTACATATTAAATTTTTGTTTGTGGGTTTATTGTTGATTTACCATTTTTGGTGTGGCAGAATCATGGATAAATTAGCTAAGGGTGAAAATAATTGGACTGGGCAACAATTTCGAGCTTTTAATGAAGCGCCCACCGTCTTACTTTTAGTTATTGTCTTGTTAGCTACTTTTAAAGATAGTTTACCCCTCGATATTACCACTTGGTTGGTGGTGGGCGCTGTTATTTTGATGGCTGTTAGCATTCAACTTTATGCGAAAAAACGCCGTGAAAATGAGGCGGTGGAGGGCGCTGATTCATAG